From Pulveribacter suum, a single genomic window includes:
- a CDS encoding M20 aminoacylase family protein, with protein MQPPAQRYRAGGRAFAQIAQFHPELTALRRDLHAHPEIGFEEVYTGARVREALRACGVDEVHEGIGKTGLVGVIHGRGRGSGAMIGLRADMDALPMTEHNDFPWRSAKSGLMHGCGHDGHTAMLVGAARYLAATRQFDGTAVLIFQPGEEGLGGARVMIEDGLFERWPVQAVYAMHNWPAMRPGTVGLSDGPMMAAADRITIEITGRGGHGAHPYQTVDVVLVAAHIITAVQSIVARNVRPLDSAVVSLCAMQAGDLGAFSVLPGTATLVGTVRAFDPAVQDMVERRIKELCSAVALGFGASATVRYERIYPATINTEGEARFAGDVAASLLGTENVVRDLEPSMGAEDFSFMLQAKPGAYLRLGQGMGAGHSLLHSSRYDFNDDILPLGAALHSSLVEQAMPLAGAL; from the coding sequence ATGCAGCCACCAGCCCAGCGCTACAGGGCGGGCGGACGCGCATTCGCCCAGATCGCCCAGTTCCACCCCGAGCTCACGGCCCTGCGGCGCGACCTGCATGCGCACCCGGAGATCGGCTTCGAGGAGGTCTATACCGGCGCACGTGTGCGCGAAGCCCTGCGCGCCTGCGGCGTGGACGAGGTGCACGAGGGCATCGGCAAGACCGGCCTGGTAGGCGTCATCCACGGCCGCGGGCGCGGCAGCGGCGCCATGATCGGCCTGCGCGCCGACATGGATGCGCTGCCCATGACCGAGCACAACGACTTCCCCTGGCGCTCCGCCAAGAGTGGCTTGATGCACGGCTGCGGCCACGACGGGCACACGGCCATGCTGGTGGGCGCGGCGCGGTATCTCGCGGCCACGCGGCAGTTCGACGGCACGGCGGTGCTGATCTTCCAGCCGGGCGAGGAGGGCTTAGGGGGAGCGCGCGTGATGATCGAGGACGGCCTGTTCGAGCGCTGGCCGGTGCAGGCGGTGTACGCCATGCACAACTGGCCGGCCATGCGGCCGGGCACAGTGGGCCTGAGCGACGGCCCCATGATGGCCGCCGCCGACCGCATCACCATCGAGATCACCGGCCGCGGCGGCCACGGCGCCCACCCCTACCAGACGGTGGACGTGGTGCTGGTGGCCGCGCACATCATCACCGCGGTGCAGAGCATCGTCGCGCGCAATGTGCGCCCGCTGGACAGTGCCGTCGTCAGCCTGTGCGCCATGCAGGCCGGCGACCTGGGCGCCTTCAGCGTGCTGCCCGGAACGGCCACGCTGGTGGGTACCGTGCGCGCGTTCGATCCGGCCGTGCAGGACATGGTCGAGCGGCGCATCAAGGAGCTGTGCAGCGCCGTCGCCTTAGGGTTTGGCGCCAGCGCCACCGTGCGCTACGAGCGCATCTACCCGGCCACCATCAACACCGAAGGCGAGGCGCGCTTCGCCGGCGACGTGGCGGCCAGCCTGCTGGGCACCGAGAACGTGGTGCGTGACCTGGAGCCCAGCATGGGCGCGGAGGATTTCTCCTTCATGCTGCAGGCTAAGCCGGGCGCCTATTTGCGCCTGGGGCAGGGCATGGGCGCGGGCCACAGCCTGCTGCACAGCAGCCGCTACGACTTCAACGACGACATCCTGCCCCTGGGCGCCGCGCTGCACTCCAGCCTGGTGGAACAGGCCATGCCGCTGGCAGGCGCGCTGTAG
- a CDS encoding ABC transporter permease, producing MLAFILRRLVQAVIVMVTVAFISFMLFQFVGDPVVFMLGQDATPAQIDEMRAALGLDKPFIVQFWQFLVNAAQGDFGLSLRQGAKVSRLIAERFPATLELALVAAAIALLVGVPMGVYAALKRGTFTSQVFMTLSLLGVSLPTFLIGILLILVFSVTLGWFPSYGRGPVTQVGWWSTGLLSPKGWHHLVLPAVTLAIFQLTLIMRLVRAEMLEVLRTDYIKFARARGLTDRAIHFGHALKNTLVPVMTITGLQIGGLIAFAIITETVFQWPGMGLLFIQAVTFADIPVMAAYLCLIALIFVIINLVVDLLYFVVDPRLRVSGKGH from the coding sequence ATGCTTGCCTTCATTCTTCGCCGCCTCGTGCAGGCCGTGATCGTCATGGTCACCGTGGCCTTCATCTCCTTCATGCTGTTTCAGTTCGTGGGCGACCCGGTCGTCTTCATGCTGGGGCAGGACGCCACGCCCGCCCAGATCGACGAGATGCGCGCGGCCCTCGGCCTGGACAAGCCCTTCATCGTGCAGTTCTGGCAGTTCCTGGTGAATGCCGCGCAGGGCGACTTCGGCCTGTCGCTGCGCCAGGGCGCCAAGGTCTCGCGCCTGATTGCCGAGCGCTTCCCGGCCACGCTGGAGCTGGCCCTGGTGGCCGCCGCCATCGCCCTGCTGGTGGGCGTGCCCATGGGGGTGTACGCAGCGCTCAAGCGCGGCACCTTCACCAGCCAGGTGTTCATGACGCTGTCGCTGCTGGGCGTGTCGCTGCCGACCTTCCTGATCGGCATCCTGCTGATTTTGGTGTTCTCGGTCACGCTGGGCTGGTTTCCCAGCTACGGCCGCGGGCCGGTCACGCAGGTGGGCTGGTGGAGCACGGGCCTGCTGAGCCCCAAGGGCTGGCACCACCTGGTGCTGCCGGCCGTCACGCTGGCGATCTTCCAGCTCACCTTGATCATGCGGCTGGTGCGCGCCGAGATGCTGGAGGTGCTGCGCACCGACTACATCAAGTTCGCCCGCGCGCGCGGGCTGACCGACCGGGCCATCCACTTCGGGCACGCGCTGAAGAACACGCTGGTGCCCGTGATGACCATCACCGGCCTGCAGATCGGCGGCCTGATCGCCTTTGCCATCATCACCGAGACGGTGTTCCAGTGGCCCGGCATGGGCCTGCTGTTCATCCAGGCCGTGACGTTCGCCGACATCCCCGTGATGGCCGCCTACCTGTGCCTGATCGCGCTGATCTTCGTCATCATCAACTTGGTGGTGGACCTGCTGTACTTCGTCGTCGATCCGCGCCTGCGCGTGTCCGGCAAGGGGCACTGA
- a CDS encoding ABC transporter ATP-binding protein produces the protein MRAHDLARTFDVSPPWLNRVLERKPRLLLHAVDGVSFEIERGKTLALVGESGCGKSTVARLLVGLYEPTRGGFTFDGQDAHAAFKGGNAKAMRRRIQMIFQDPYASLNPRWLVRDIVGEPLREHGILTTKAALEERVGQLLQSVGLSPLDMAKYPHQFSGGQRQRISIARALATEPEFLVCDEPTSALDVSVQAQVLNIMKDLQRKQGLTYLFISHNLAVVRHVSDQVGVMYLGRLVELADKPRLFAQPRHPYTRMLLDAIPKMHDTGRARTPVQGEVPNPLNPPSGCAFNPRCPFANDRCRAERPQLLPDGMGTRVACHAVEEGRL, from the coding sequence GTGCGCGCGCATGACCTGGCACGCACCTTCGATGTCTCCCCGCCCTGGCTGAACCGCGTGCTCGAGCGCAAGCCGCGCCTGCTGCTGCATGCGGTGGATGGCGTGAGCTTCGAGATCGAGCGCGGCAAGACGCTGGCCCTGGTGGGCGAGTCGGGCTGCGGCAAGAGCACCGTGGCGCGGCTGCTGGTGGGCCTGTACGAGCCCACGCGCGGCGGCTTCACCTTTGACGGGCAGGATGCGCACGCGGCCTTCAAGGGCGGCAACGCCAAGGCTATGCGCCGGCGCATCCAGATGATCTTCCAGGACCCCTACGCCAGCCTGAACCCGCGCTGGCTGGTGCGCGACATCGTGGGCGAGCCGCTGCGCGAGCACGGCATCCTGACCACCAAGGCCGCGCTGGAAGAGCGCGTGGGCCAGCTGCTGCAATCTGTGGGCCTGTCGCCGCTGGACATGGCCAAGTACCCGCACCAGTTCTCGGGCGGGCAGCGCCAGCGCATCTCGATTGCCCGCGCCCTGGCCACCGAGCCCGAATTCCTGGTCTGCGACGAGCCCACCAGCGCGCTGGACGTGTCGGTGCAGGCGCAGGTGCTCAACATCATGAAGGACCTGCAGCGCAAGCAGGGCCTCACGTACCTGTTCATCAGCCACAACCTGGCCGTGGTGCGCCACGTGAGCGACCAGGTCGGCGTGATGTACCTGGGCCGCCTGGTGGAGCTGGCCGACAAGCCGCGCCTGTTCGCCCAGCCGCGCCACCCCTACACGCGCATGCTGCTGGACGCCATCCCCAAGATGCACGACACCGGCCGCGCGCGCACGCCCGTGCAGGGCGAGGTGCCCAACCCGCTCAATCCGCCCAGCGGCTGCGCCTTCAACCCGCGCTGCCCCTTTGCCAACGACCGCTGCCGCGCCGAGCGCCCGCAGCTGCTGCCCGACGGCATGGGCACCCGCGTGGCCTGCCACGCGGTCGAAGAAGGCCGCCTCTAG
- a CDS encoding ABC transporter ATP-binding protein: MSLLEVQNLVVEFPGRRGTLRALDNVSFSIAPGEILGVVGESGAGKSLTGASIIGLLEPPGRIASGQILLEGQRIDNLSAEQMRHVRGRRIGAIFQDPLTSLNPLYTVGQQLIETIRTHLPVSASEARQRAIGLLKDTGIPAAEQRIDHYPHQFSGGMRQRVVIALALAAEPQLIVADEPTTALDVSIQAQIIQLLKSICKTRGAAVMLITHDMGVIAETCDRVAVMYAGRVAEIGPVHEVINRPAHPYTAGLMASIPDMESERERLNQIDGAMPRLNAIPRGCAFNPRCPQVFDRCRVARPDLMPAGATQAACWLHAPTHKEAA; the protein is encoded by the coding sequence ATGTCTTTACTTGAAGTCCAAAACCTCGTCGTCGAATTCCCCGGCCGCCGCGGCACGCTGCGCGCGCTGGACAACGTCAGCTTCTCCATCGCGCCGGGCGAGATCCTGGGGGTGGTGGGCGAGTCCGGCGCCGGCAAGTCGCTCACGGGCGCGTCCATCATCGGCCTGCTGGAGCCGCCGGGGCGCATCGCCAGCGGGCAGATCCTGCTGGAGGGCCAGCGCATCGACAACCTGTCCGCGGAGCAGATGCGCCACGTGCGCGGGCGCCGCATCGGCGCCATCTTCCAGGACCCGCTGACCTCGCTGAACCCGCTGTACACCGTGGGCCAGCAGCTCATCGAGACCATCCGCACCCACCTGCCGGTGAGCGCGTCCGAGGCCCGCCAGCGTGCCATCGGGCTGCTCAAGGACACCGGCATCCCTGCGGCCGAGCAGCGCATCGACCACTACCCGCACCAGTTCTCCGGCGGCATGCGCCAGCGCGTGGTCATCGCCCTGGCGCTGGCCGCCGAGCCCCAGCTCATCGTGGCCGACGAGCCCACCACGGCGCTGGACGTGTCCATCCAGGCGCAGATCATCCAGCTGCTCAAAAGTATCTGCAAGACGCGCGGCGCCGCCGTCATGCTGATCACGCACGACATGGGCGTGATCGCCGAGACCTGCGACCGCGTGGCCGTCATGTACGCCGGGCGCGTGGCTGAGATCGGCCCGGTGCACGAGGTTATCAACCGCCCGGCCCACCCCTACACGGCCGGCCTGATGGCCTCCATTCCCGACATGGAAAGCGAGCGCGAGCGGCTCAACCAGATCGACGGCGCCATGCCGCGCCTGAACGCCATCCCGCGCGGCTGCGCCTTCAATCCGCGCTGCCCGCAGGTCTTCGACCGCTGCCGCGTCGCGCGGCCCGACCTGATGCCCGCCGGCGCCACCCAGGCAGCCTGCTGGCTGCACGCCCCGACACACAAGGAGGCCGCATGA
- a CDS encoding ABC transporter permease has translation MKQTLLRWYDSDVAHSFRTSPVAILAAAIALVCVVCALFAGWVAPHNPFDLATLELGDARLPPAWQEGGTTKYLLGTDDQGRDILSALIYGARISLIVGLASVLLSVVVGVGLGLWAGFQGGWVDAVLMRLCDVMLSFPAILIALLIAGVGRAVFPNAPESLAFGVLILSISLTGWVQYARTVRGSTLVERGKEYVQAARVTGVGPLSIMRRHVLPNVLGPVMVLATIQVATAIITEATLSFLGVGAPPTSPSLGTLIRVGNDYLFSGEWWITVFPGVMLVLIALSVNLLGDWLRDALNPRLR, from the coding sequence ATGAAACAAACTCTTTTGCGCTGGTACGACAGTGACGTCGCACACAGCTTTCGCACCTCGCCCGTGGCCATCTTGGCCGCGGCCATCGCCCTGGTGTGCGTGGTCTGCGCGCTGTTCGCCGGCTGGGTGGCGCCGCACAACCCCTTCGACCTGGCCACGCTGGAGCTGGGCGACGCGCGCCTGCCGCCTGCCTGGCAGGAAGGCGGCACCACCAAGTACCTGCTGGGCACGGACGACCAGGGCCGCGACATCCTGTCCGCGCTGATCTACGGCGCGCGCATCTCGCTCATCGTCGGCCTGGCTTCGGTGCTGTTGTCGGTGGTGGTGGGCGTGGGCCTGGGCCTGTGGGCGGGCTTTCAGGGCGGCTGGGTCGATGCGGTGCTGATGCGCCTGTGCGACGTGATGCTGTCCTTCCCCGCCATCCTGATCGCCCTTTTGATCGCCGGCGTGGGCCGCGCGGTGTTCCCCAACGCGCCCGAGTCGCTGGCGTTTGGCGTGCTGATCCTGTCGATCTCGCTGACCGGCTGGGTGCAGTACGCACGCACCGTGCGCGGCAGCACGCTGGTGGAGCGGGGCAAGGAATACGTGCAGGCCGCGCGCGTCACCGGCGTGGGTCCGCTGTCCATCATGCGCCGCCACGTGCTGCCCAACGTGCTCGGCCCGGTCATGGTGCTGGCCACCATCCAGGTGGCCACGGCCATCATCACCGAGGCCACGCTGTCCTTCCTGGGCGTGGGCGCGCCGCCCACCTCGCCCTCGCTGGGCACGCTGATCCGCGTGGGCAACGACTACCTGTTCTCCGGCGAGTGGTGGATCACCGTCTTTCCCGGCGTCATGCTGGTGCTGATCGCGCTGTCGGTGAACCTGCTGGGCGACTGGCTGCGGGATGCCTTGAACCCCCGTCTGCGCTAA